The window ATTCCGGTGATTGAAACAGGCGTCTGGCTGGTGATCACCGCCTCGCTATTGCTCATGCTGGTGGCATGGCGTGGACTCACACAGGCCTCCGTTACCCTGCAATGGCTGAGCCTGACGCTGATCATGCTGATGAGTCTGATATGGTCTGCGAGCTGCTACTGCTTCCTGATTTACTGGCAACTGCCGTTTACCTATCCACTCGGTATTATTCTGCTATTAAGCGCCGTTACGGCACTCTATTTTTATCCGCAAGCGCTACTGGCTTACCTGTTGCCACTGTGGCTGGCACTTCCGTTTGCCAGTTGGCAACTCAACGATGGTATCAACTCACGTTTTTTTGTCGTCTGGCTGATTCTGACGCTAATCATCGTCTATGGCCGCTTTATGCTCATGCGCTGGTTCAACGAAGCCTGGTGGCGCTACGAGCAAAACCAACTCCTGATTTCGCGCCTGGACATGCTGGCGCACCAGGATGGATTAACCGCCACCGCGAATCGTCGTGCGCTGGAAAAGCATCTCAGCCAGGCGATAGCGCAGCAGCGACCCTTCAGCATCATCATGCTCGATGTTGATTACTTCAAACGTTACAACGACCATTATGGTCACCAGGCCGGGGATGCCTGTCTGGCGGCGGTCGCGGCCATCCTCAGAGAATCGGTGCGCACGCCGGAAGATGTGGTGGCGCGTTACGGTGGGGAGGAATTTGTGGTGATGCTGCTGGATGCGAATCTGGCGCAGGCAGAAGCGGTTGCCGGGCGTATTCAGCAGCATCTGCAACAGCGAGCGCTGGCGCATGCGACTTCAGCGGTGGCAGCCTATGTGACCGTTAGTATGGGACTCGCCAGTAGTGCCCCCGACCTTGCCGCTGAGCCGTTGATCGCTCTGGCCGATGCAGCGTTGTATCGTGCCAAACAGCAGGGACGTAATCGCTGGGCGCGGTAACTTATTGCGGACATTACGATGACTCCTGCGACTCTTTTTTTGCTGGCGGTGTAAACCAGTCTTCAGGCTTAACCACCACAGTGGCTTCGGGCTGTCCGACAAAGTTCGGCGACATAATCTGCACGCCAAATTCGTTAAAAACATCCTGGATGTGGCAATGGAGTTCGTTTCTGGCTGCTGCAAGCGATCCGTCAGCAGGAAGGCAAACCTGGAGTTCGTAGGCGATATACCAATCCATCAACGCCAGCTGCCGTACCAATATCGGCATGTCGTGGTTAATACTTCGTGTACGGCTGGCTGCGAGTTCCAGCATGCTGTGCACCTGGCGCCAGGGCGTGTCATAGCCAATCGTCACGCTGGTAGTCAGATTGATACCCGCACCTTTTAACGGCGAGCTGAGATTGATAATTTTACCGCTCACGACAACGGCGTTTGGCACCGTAACTTCATAGTTTTCCCGCGTCAGGAGTTTGGTCGCCAGCATGCCAACTTCACTCACCACGCCTTCGTTGTCATTAATACGGATCACATCGCCTTTACGCAGGGCGCGTGAATAGGTGAGAACCAGCCCGCTCATGGCATGGTTCATTATTCCTGCCGATCCCAGTGTCAGCATCAAACCAAAAAATACACTGATGCCCTTGAAGGCCAGGGAATTGGCACCGGGAAGGAAAGGGTAGGCAGCAGACAGAGCAAACAGCCAGATAACGACACTAATTAAGCGCCGGGTGACGCCCACTGTTTCAGGATAAAGGCCTGGGATGTGGAGAGTGCCCATTTCGACCCGGCGCAAAATCAGCCGGATGATGCGGGTAAAGAAGGCGGTAATCAGGAAAATCACCGCCACGATAAACAGCCCTGGTAATGCTGAGAGCATGGCGACGCCGATATCCTGCAACAGACTCAGGGCATAGTTGCCGAGGTCTATTCCCCAGACCCGGGTATAAGGAAACAGGCGTAGTATCCAGCTTAGCCACAGATAACAGGCACCAAGGCAGATGATGACCAGCAGCGAGTGATAAAAGCGCAGTCTGACAGGACCTAAGAAGCTGCGCATCGGTGCAGGTAGCAAATGACGATGTTTTGCGGGCCGTGTGTTTTCCTGCCGCGTCAGCCATTGTGCCACGCGCCAGCTCAACACCAGCAACAGGATCAGCAGAAATAAACCCGCCAGACTTTTGCCCAGCGAGAGCAGCAAATAATGCGGGGAGTATTGTTCTTTCAGCAGCAGACGTATGGCTTCCAGACGCTGGCGTACCCGTTCGGCAGCTTGTGCCAGCGTTAAATCATCTCCTTCATCCAGGTCTGCCTGGGCAAGTAACATGAATGGATGGTTATTAACAGAAAACAATACCGCTTGTTGGTGATAGCGCATCAGAGTGTGTGTCTGGACCGGTTGCTGCAAATCCGTCGCATTAAGGGCACGAAGCTGATTTATGATGCGCTGCACACGTTCTTCCGGGGTAGTCAGGCCGAATTTTGCCTGTAACATCACCACCGGCTGGTAAGCAGCATCAACGTACGTGCCTGCTCTTGCGGCGAGGGAGACTGTCGCGGTTCAGCGCTAAATACAGCAAATGCGGCCAGCAATAACATACTGCTCAACAGATAAATGCCAGTTTTCATGCATGCCACCTTCATGACATCAGAATTGATAGCTGTAATTCATGCTGAAAAAGTAGATATTGGGATCGTGATATCCGCCTTTCACCAGCGGTGATGACACTGACGATGATTCCATATTCAGATATTCAAATGCGGCACCAATATTACTGGATGGCGTGAGCTGATATTGGGCACCAATGCCGTAACGCCATGCCGCCCCTGATGGCATCGTCATCGCGGTATCGTCCTGGTTTTTATAGAAGCTGCTGTCATAGGCAATACCGGCATTCAAGCGCCATTGATCATTGGGACGAAACTGCACGCCGAGCGCGGTATGCCAGGTATCGTTCAGGCGATTTTCCCGCGTCAGCGGCTGGCCGGAAACCTGAATCTGGTTCGCGCCGTAGCTGCTCCAGTCCTGCCAGCCCAAATCAGCAAGTAACGACCATTGCTGATTTAAATCATGAACCGCACTCAGCATCAGTTGAGCCGGGGTATTAATTTGCGCCGCAATCGGCAGGGCCCAGGAGACATTATCCAACTGCGGGAAACGTGCCTCGCCATTGATATTGAAGTGGTATTCCGTTTTGCTGGTATAAGTCAGGCCGATACGCGTTGCCTGCGTTACCTGCATCAACAGACCGGTGCGGAAATTGAGCGCCCAGTCGTGATCGGTGGCTTTCTCATCCTGCCCGTCAACATTGCGCGTCAGCGAAAGAAAACCGTAATTGATGCCGAGACCCAGCCCCCATGACAGGCGGTCATTAATCTTCAAGGCAATCGCAGGGCTGAGTGTCATCCCGACCAGGGTGCTTTTTTTGATCAGGCGGTCGCCAGCCCATTCACCAAAATCCAGTCCCAAACCGTAATTACCGTACAGGCCGATGCCCGCTGACCAGGCGTCGTTGATACGTTGCTGGTAAAAAACACTGGCACCGGGAAACCAGCCAATGGTGTTACCCGGGCTGTTGCCCTTCAGGATGGCATCGTTATCCAGTTGGTACGGCGTGTCGCCATACAGCGCTTGCAGGCCACCCGTGATCATGCGATCGGGCAGGCGTGTCATCCCGGCGGGGTTAGTCATCAATGTGGAAGCATCCTGCGCACGCGCTGCCTGGCCTGCACCCGCCAGCCCAATATCTTCCGTTGCGATTTCATACAGATAGAGGCCGCTGGCGCTGGCAGACAGCGGCGACATAACGGCCAGTAACAGGACAATATGGCGCATAATGGCTCCCAACTGTTTATTTGCTGGTTAAATCGGTTGGGCAGATCACAGCAGATATTTTTTGCTGGTAAAGCTGTTTTTTACCGTTTTTTAGCTCGTAAGCGGCGCTGGTTATGGCTTCATGGCTAGCCGGGTTATCCATAAAGTGTTTTTTCATTACTTCATCGGAAATGTTTTGACTGACATGGCAATGTGCACGCAAATCCTGGAGGATAGTTTGCTCGCGCAATGCCGTTGCGAGGCTGTCGTAAGGTGATGCGGCCAGGTGCTGAATGGGTATCACCGCGAATATGATCATCAGTAGAGATCGGCGCATGTTGTACTCCTTGATTACTCTTTGAGGTTGTTAAGGATGCTGGCGATTTGTTCTAAAGCAGGCATGGCTGATTTAAAGAATGTTTTGATACCAGGACATAAATAATTAAGCCCCAGTTCACCATCGGGTGCGCGCACGATGCGGTTTTTAGGACACTCGCCCCAGCACAATTTCAGGTAAGGACAGGTCTTGCAGTAGCGGGGCAGCGTGTCTCTTTTCCCTACGCCGAACTGGCGTTGCCGTTCGGAGAACACCAGATGCGCCAGTTTATGGGTAGTGACATTTCCCAGCCGATACTCCGGATAGACGTAATGATCGCAGGAAAAGACGTCACCATTTTTCTCTATCGCCAGACCTTTGCCGCAAAATTCAGCGGTGATGCAAAGTTGCGACGGCAGCCCCATGGTTTGCACCACCGCGGTTTCAAACAGGTTGACCTGTACGCGCCCTAAGTCTTTGCTCACCCACTCCTGGAACGTCACTTTCAGAAACTGCCCCCAGTCTTCGGGATCGACTGACCAGTCCGTGACGATCGAGTCGAGGTCGCCCGGTTTTGCCCGGCGGGAACCGGTTACCGGGATAGTTTCGTCGCGCCAGAACTGGGGGGCGGTGCTTTTAAAATCGACCGGCTCCACACAGGGATTAAATTGAATATAGGTGGCCCCCAGCTCCTGGGTCAAAAACCGATACACTTCAAGGGGAAATCTGGCGTTAGTCCGGTTCAACACCACCAGGGCATTAAAAGGCACGCCGTGGCGCTTTAATGCGTCGATACCTTTTATTACGCGATCAAAGGTAGGTTTTCCACTGCGTGTGACGCGGTAGCGATCATGCAATTCGCGTGGACCATCAATGGAGACGCCCACCAGGAAATGATGTTTTTTGAGGAACGCAGCCCACTGATCGTTTATCAGTACGGCATTAGTTTGCAGATCGTTTTCAATTCGCTGATTTCTGGGTTGATATTTTTTTTGCAAGGCGACAACTTTTTCAAAAAATGCCAGACCCATAAGCGTTGGCTCACCGCCTTGCCATGAGAAAATAATTTCCTCTCCGTCCTGGCTGGCAATGTACTGGCGAATAAAATCCTCCAGTATTTCATCGGTCATTCCTTTATCGCGGTGTTGATGGAGTAAATCTTCTTTATGCAGATAAAAGCAATAACTGCAATCCAGGTTGCAGGTGGATCCGGAAGGCTTCGCCATCACATGATAACGACGTTTATAATTCACACCCAGTTTTTCAAAGGTAAGAATAG is drawn from Pantoea cypripedii and contains these coding sequences:
- a CDS encoding OmpP1/FadL family transporter; translation: MRHIVLLLAVMSPLSASASGLYLYEIATEDIGLAGAGQAARAQDASTLMTNPAGMTRLPDRMITGGLQALYGDTPYQLDNDAILKGNSPGNTIGWFPGASVFYQQRINDAWSAGIGLYGNYGLGLDFGEWAGDRLIKKSTLVGMTLSPAIALKINDRLSWGLGLGINYGFLSLTRNVDGQDEKATDHDWALNFRTGLLMQVTQATRIGLTYTSKTEYHFNINGEARFPQLDNVSWALPIAAQINTPAQLMLSAVHDLNQQWSLLADLGWQDWSSYGANQIQVSGQPLTRENRLNDTWHTALGVQFRPNDQWRLNAGIAYDSSFYKNQDDTAMTMPSGAAWRYGIGAQYQLTPSSNIGAAFEYLNMESSSVSSPLVKGGYHDPNIYFFSMNYSYQF
- a CDS encoding YicS family protein, whose amino-acid sequence is MRRSLLMIIFAVIPIQHLAASPYDSLATALREQTILQDLRAHCHVSQNISDEVMKKHFMDNPASHEAITSAAYELKNGKKQLYQQKISAVICPTDLTSK
- a CDS encoding GGDEF domain-containing protein, which encodes MVRQALSQSLPWFAFVNFSFALVIALRNWLVVNYDDSLLSHNALIPVIETGVWLVITASLLLMLVAWRGLTQASVTLQWLSLTLIMLMSLIWSASCYCFLIYWQLPFTYPLGIILLLSAVTALYFYPQALLAYLLPLWLALPFASWQLNDGINSRFFVVWLILTLIIVYGRFMLMRWFNEAWWRYEQNQLLISRLDMLAHQDGLTATANRRALEKHLSQAIAQQRPFSIIMLDVDYFKRYNDHYGHQAGDACLAAVAAILRESVRTPEDVVARYGGEEFVVMLLDANLAQAEAVAGRIQQHLQQRALAHATSAVAAYVTVSMGLASSAPDLAAEPLIALADAALYRAKQQGRNRWAR
- a CDS encoding anaerobic sulfatase maturase, which codes for MKHSTTVPLPPILTFEKLGVNYKRRYHVMAKPSGSTCNLDCSYCFYLHKEDLLHQHRDKGMTDEILEDFIRQYIASQDGEEIIFSWQGGEPTLMGLAFFEKVVALQKKYQPRNQRIENDLQTNAVLINDQWAAFLKKHHFLVGVSIDGPRELHDRYRVTRSGKPTFDRVIKGIDALKRHGVPFNALVVLNRTNARFPLEVYRFLTQELGATYIQFNPCVEPVDFKSTAPQFWRDETIPVTGSRRAKPGDLDSIVTDWSVDPEDWGQFLKVTFQEWVSKDLGRVQVNLFETAVVQTMGLPSQLCITAEFCGKGLAIEKNGDVFSCDHYVYPEYRLGNVTTHKLAHLVFSERQRQFGVGKRDTLPRYCKTCPYLKLCWGECPKNRIVRAPDGELGLNYLCPGIKTFFKSAMPALEQIASILNNLKE